One Erinaceus europaeus chromosome 5, mEriEur2.1, whole genome shotgun sequence genomic window carries:
- the OXGR1 gene encoding 2-oxoglutarate receptor 1: MNELLDVSANASHFPSDAPASGNCTDDRSPLKRHYLPVIYSLIFLVAFPGNVVAISTYICRRRPWRPSAILLLNLACADLLYLASLPFLIHYYARDEDWVFGELMCKLVRFGFHFHLYSSILFLTCFSIFRYFVIIHPMSCLAIHRTTRWAVGACVAVWLVSLVAVVPMTFLITATTTTTTTGTNRLACLDLSSSDNVPTIKWYNLLLTAVTFCFPLVTVTLCYTTIIHALAQGPRTRGCLKQKARRLAVLLLLVFYVCFLPFHILRVVRIESRLLSMGCTVERQIHEAYIISRPLAALNTFGNLLLYVVVVGDSFQQSICSTVRWRTRGDLEQAKDSSSNNP; the protein is encoded by the coding sequence ATGAATGAGCTTTTGGATGTTTCTGCCAACGCTTCTCACTTCCCCAGTGATGCACCTGCCTCTGGAAACTGCACCGATGACAGGAGCCCTCTCAAGAGACACTACCTGCCTGTAATCTATAGCCTCATCTTTCTGGTGGCCTTTCCCGGGAACGTGGTGGCCATCTCCACCTACATCTGCAGGCGGCGGCCCTGGAGGCCCAGCGCTATCCTCCTGCTGAACCTGGCCTGCGCCGACCTGCTCTACCTGGCCAGCCTGCCCTTCCTCATCCACTACTATGCCCGCGACGAGGACTGGGTCTTCGGAGAGCTCATGTGCAAGCTGGTTCGCTTCGGTTTCCACTTCCACCTCTACAGCAGcatcctgttcctcacctgcttcAGCATCTTCCGCTACTTCGTCATCATCCATCCCATGAGCTGCCTGGCAATTCACAGGACCACCAGGTGGGCGGTGGGGGCCTGTGTGGCCGTGTGGCTGGTGTCCCTGGTGGCGGTTGTCCCCATGACCTTCCTGATCacggccaccaccaccaccaccaccaccgggaCCAATCGCTTGGCCTGCCTGGACCTCAGCAGCTCTGACAACGTCCCCACCATCAAGTGGTACAATCTCCTCCTGACCGCCGtcactttctgtttccctctggTGACTGTAACGCTCTGCTACACGACCATCATCCACGCCCTGGCCCAGGGCCCTCGGACCCGAGGCTGCCTGAAGCAGAAAGCCCGAAGACTGGCCGTCCTGCTGCTTCTGGTGTTTTACGTCTGCTTTTTGCCCTTCCACATCCTGAGGGTCGTCCGGATCGAATCCCGTCTGCTTTCCATGGGCTGCACTGTGGAGAGGCAGATCCACGAGGCTTACATCATTTCGAGACCCCTCGCTGCCCTCAATACCTTTGGGAATCTGTTACtctatgtggtggtggtgggggacagCTTCCAGCAGTCCATCTGCTCCACGGTACGCTGGAGGACCAGAGGGGACCTGGAGCAAGCCAAGGACAGCTCTTCCAACAACCCGTAG